The Metabacillus schmidteae genome has a segment encoding these proteins:
- a CDS encoding 2-methylaconitate cis-trans isomerase PrpF family protein: protein MRVPVVVMRGGTSKGVFLNYDHMPADRLLWDEFILDIMGSPDRRQIDGLGGANSLTSKVAIIKKSNLKEIDVEYTFAQVSVENQLVDFKGNCGNISSAVGPYAIEQGLVPAIEPITTVRIFNTNTQKVIIAEVEVENGQVKTDGMCSIPGVPGTGSPIYLSFTNAEGAVTGKLFPTGNAIDVIRTPFGPVNISIIDVANPLVFVHASDVGLTGNELPDQLTEEKLIELEIIRSIAAEMCQFSKKEEATKKSPAVPKMTIIAQPMDYIDVTGVERKAADMDCTIRMMSMQKPHQALAITGAICTTAGAFLKGTILSEIVNVNQQVVRLGHPAGIMETKVDFIAGNIGAIKVVRTARMILEGYVYTKKNYEFTSKLA from the coding sequence ATGAGAGTGCCTGTTGTTGTTATGCGTGGAGGAACAAGTAAAGGCGTATTTCTTAATTATGATCATATGCCGGCAGATCGTTTGCTTTGGGATGAGTTTATATTGGATATAATGGGAAGTCCGGATCGCAGACAGATTGACGGTCTTGGTGGGGCAAATTCATTAACAAGTAAAGTAGCTATTATTAAAAAGTCGAATCTGAAAGAGATCGATGTAGAATATACCTTTGCTCAAGTGAGTGTTGAAAATCAATTAGTTGATTTTAAAGGAAACTGCGGAAATATTTCTTCTGCAGTAGGTCCCTATGCTATTGAACAAGGTCTAGTCCCCGCAATTGAACCTATTACAACTGTAAGGATATTTAATACAAATACTCAAAAGGTGATTATTGCTGAAGTAGAGGTTGAAAACGGTCAAGTAAAAACCGATGGAATGTGTTCAATCCCTGGAGTTCCAGGAACAGGCTCCCCGATCTATCTTTCATTCACGAACGCAGAAGGTGCGGTAACTGGCAAATTGTTTCCAACCGGGAACGCTATAGATGTTATACGGACACCTTTCGGACCAGTAAACATATCTATTATCGATGTGGCGAACCCATTAGTGTTTGTTCATGCCAGTGATGTTGGTCTTACGGGAAATGAATTACCTGATCAACTAACAGAAGAAAAGTTAATAGAATTAGAAATTATTAGATCTATTGCAGCCGAGATGTGTCAATTTTCAAAAAAAGAAGAAGCAACAAAAAAATCACCTGCTGTCCCGAAAATGACGATAATAGCTCAGCCAATGGATTATATTGATGTAACAGGGGTCGAAAGAAAAGCTGCAGATATGGACTGTACAATAAGAATGATGTCAATGCAAAAACCACATCAAGCACTAGCAATAACAGGTGCCATTTGTACAACTGCAGGAGCTTTTTTGAAAGGTACAATCTTATCAGAGATTGTAAATGTGAATCAACAAGTTGTTAGATTAGGTCATCCTGCTGGGATCATGGAAACCAAGGTAGATTTTATTGCTGGAAACATTGGTGCAATCAAGGTTGTTCGTACAGCGCGTATGATATTGGAAGGGTATGTATATACAAAGAAAAATTACGAATTTACCTCAAAGTTGGCGTAA
- a CDS encoding sensor histidine kinase — protein MKRNHKIFSFIKKLTLKKRIVIIFAMGTLIPFICTAFISYNAMTSILNSKVEAGVKNNLKSVTQSLENTISNINHVSQQLAIPGSVGVKLDSYFYSEEPYQRAKLYQDIKTEINEITFTNPGIGLTMYYLADENKYLFNTYGVKGDFSVKELPMLIDNYKITNYGPHISNQPYNDKYVLSVWRKVDLSSENEVYVYIESSLDLTKNILQGNHTDQQSYLILDNKGKISYSEMNSLFIEKTYFNEGDLNSDSGLLSDYYWFKETSDQGWSVVSLIPISEYNKEKNQWIVQMIYLSIFFGIVSLTIAWLLWKMVYRPLQKFDKEIGGMLKSDFKYNTSWTFIPEFDHLLRQFHKMKNQISELFKVVEQKEKRRADLEVEKLLYQINPHFLMNTLDTANWLAVMNNQKDISQLVSSLNRLLYYNLGKAGQSSTIFEELDTLKEYLEIQKFRYDFEFDVRVQTEDSYLHMPVPRFILQPLVENAIYHGLSDDGYIYIEVTRIEDRIRIGVHDNGDGIKETDIHRILNQNQIKQQKAGMGIGINYVKRMLESYYEGEAELEINSIVGEGTSIVLTLPVLEMKMDD, from the coding sequence ATGAAAAGAAACCATAAAATATTTTCCTTTATAAAAAAGCTAACATTAAAAAAAAGAATAGTCATTATTTTTGCAATGGGGACTCTAATTCCCTTTATTTGTACTGCCTTTATCTCATATAATGCCATGACATCAATTCTAAATAGTAAAGTAGAAGCAGGAGTTAAAAATAATCTAAAAAGTGTTACGCAATCCCTTGAAAATACAATTAGTAATATAAATCATGTATCCCAGCAGCTTGCTATTCCGGGCAGTGTGGGGGTGAAATTAGATTCATATTTCTATTCTGAAGAACCTTACCAGCGTGCAAAGCTCTATCAAGATATAAAAACAGAGATAAACGAGATTACCTTTACTAATCCAGGCATTGGGTTAACCATGTATTATTTAGCTGATGAAAACAAGTATCTCTTTAACACCTATGGAGTTAAAGGTGATTTTTCTGTAAAGGAATTACCAATGCTTATTGACAACTATAAGATTACAAATTATGGTCCGCATATTAGCAATCAACCTTATAACGATAAATATGTTCTATCAGTTTGGAGAAAGGTCGATTTGTCATCTGAAAATGAAGTTTATGTGTATATCGAATCTAGTTTGGACCTTACAAAGAATATCTTACAAGGTAATCATACCGATCAACAGAGTTATCTGATTTTAGATAATAAAGGGAAAATTTCTTATAGTGAGATGAATTCGCTTTTTATAGAAAAAACATATTTCAATGAAGGAGATCTTAATAGTGATTCAGGTTTATTATCAGATTACTACTGGTTTAAAGAAACGAGTGATCAAGGTTGGAGTGTTGTCTCATTAATACCCATTTCAGAATATAATAAAGAGAAGAATCAATGGATTGTCCAAATGATTTATTTATCCATTTTCTTTGGTATAGTTAGTCTTACCATTGCCTGGCTACTTTGGAAGATGGTATATAGACCATTACAAAAATTTGATAAGGAGATAGGTGGGATGTTAAAAAGTGATTTTAAATATAACACCTCCTGGACCTTTATCCCTGAATTTGATCATTTATTAAGACAGTTTCATAAAATGAAAAATCAAATATCAGAGTTATTTAAAGTAGTGGAACAGAAAGAAAAACGAAGAGCTGATTTAGAAGTTGAGAAGTTATTGTATCAAATCAACCCTCACTTTTTAATGAATACGCTAGATACTGCTAACTGGCTAGCTGTAATGAATAATCAGAAGGATATTAGTCAGCTAGTTTCTTCACTTAATAGGTTGCTATATTATAATTTAGGAAAGGCTGGTCAATCGTCTACGATATTTGAAGAGTTAGATACGTTAAAAGAATACTTAGAAATCCAAAAGTTCAGGTATGATTTTGAATTTGATGTTAGAGTTCAAACGGAGGATTCCTACTTACATATGCCTGTTCCACGATTTATTCTACAACCACTAGTTGAAAATGCTATTTACCATGGACTTAGTGATGATGGATATATTTATATAGAAGTAACTAGAATAGAGGACAGAATACGAATAGGGGTTCATGATAATGGAGATGGAATCAAGGAAACAGACATTCACAGAATATTAAATCAAAACCAAATTAAACAACAGAAAGCAGGGATGGGTATTGGAATAAACTATGTAAAAAGAATGTTGGAAAGCTATTATGAAGGGGAAGCAGAGCTTGAGATTAACAGTATAGTAGGTGAGGGAACCAGTATAGTATTGACTCTGCCAGTTTTGGAGATGAAAATGGATGATTAA